A window of Fictibacillus halophilus contains these coding sequences:
- a CDS encoding CobW family GTP-binding protein, which yields MKKKANVIILAGFLGSGKTTLLKQLLSYEKEQKHKTAVLMNEIGKVSIDSDSVPEDVPLKELLNGCICCSLSDQLEKQLWGLCKENELDTLIIEATGVAHPIDVLDACLSPYLIDDLQIAGIISIMDAPRWLERESMNVQARMLMLEQVKHADYIVWNKTSGLTEKEKMMLTSDASRLNEGTPFVLTDFAKVELSQLFSLSVKKRSDHQSISADKLNVKTFIYSFKGPVNKELFENWLRNVPSSIYRIKGYIQLENQIYLFQYSYGLPTYEKELMKMPLRLVFIGEDLDPDQLTRGLSEVEIES from the coding sequence ATGAAAAAGAAAGCGAATGTTATTATTCTAGCTGGATTTTTAGGAAGCGGAAAAACGACATTGCTCAAACAGCTGCTGTCATATGAAAAAGAACAAAAGCATAAAACAGCTGTATTAATGAATGAGATTGGGAAAGTTTCGATCGATTCTGATTCTGTTCCAGAAGATGTTCCGCTTAAAGAGCTTCTCAACGGCTGTATATGCTGTTCTTTATCGGATCAACTTGAAAAACAGCTTTGGGGACTATGTAAAGAGAATGAGCTTGATACGTTAATTATTGAAGCAACAGGTGTCGCTCATCCGATTGATGTACTTGATGCCTGTTTGTCACCTTATCTAATCGACGACTTACAGATAGCAGGTATCATTTCAATCATGGATGCACCTCGATGGCTAGAACGAGAGAGTATGAATGTTCAGGCTAGAATGCTCATGCTTGAGCAGGTTAAGCACGCAGATTATATCGTGTGGAACAAAACAAGCGGTTTGACGGAGAAAGAGAAGATGATGCTTACGAGTGACGCATCAAGGTTGAATGAAGGCACTCCATTTGTGTTAACAGATTTTGCGAAGGTAGAACTGTCTCAACTTTTTTCACTTTCCGTAAAAAAGCGATCAGATCACCAGTCTATTTCCGCAGATAAATTGAATGTCAAAACTTTTATTTATTCGTTTAAAGGACCTGTTAATAAAGAGTTGTTTGAAAACTGGCTGAGAAATGTACCCTCATCGATCTACAGAATCAAAGGGTATATTCAGTTAGAAAATCAAATTTATCTTTTTCAGTACTCTTATGGCTTGCCTACTTACGAAAAAGAATTGATGAAGATGCCGCTAAGACTTGTTTTTATTGGAGAAGACCTTGACCCTGATCAGTTAACAAGAGGGCTGAGTGAAGTTGAAATCGAAAGTTAA
- a CDS encoding haloacid dehalogenase type II, giving the protein MTIKAFVYDAYGTLFNVHSVTEKAQFHFKGHGKSISEEWRKKQVEYFMLHQLTGTYIPFSEITRNALLYTLKKFSLQCNEEALDSLMDAYLELQVYEEVPDTLHKIQQINIKQVIFSNGTYKMLKPLVKKRELTDVIDLLSIEDVQQYKPAPAAYQYAQETLAVNREEILFMSSNFWDITGAAAYGFKTAWVNRGNLPLDVLGIKPDYIFSSLKDLENEKELHSL; this is encoded by the coding sequence TTGACGATTAAAGCTTTTGTTTATGACGCATACGGAACACTTTTTAATGTACATTCCGTTACTGAAAAAGCCCAGTTTCATTTTAAAGGACATGGTAAATCGATCAGTGAAGAATGGCGAAAAAAACAAGTAGAGTACTTCATGCTTCACCAGCTAACTGGAACATACATTCCATTTTCCGAAATCACTCGCAATGCTCTTTTATATACTTTAAAAAAATTCTCTTTACAATGCAACGAAGAAGCACTTGATTCTTTAATGGATGCTTATCTAGAACTCCAAGTCTATGAAGAAGTTCCTGACACTCTTCATAAAATTCAACAAATTAATATTAAGCAAGTTATTTTTTCTAATGGAACTTATAAAATGCTAAAGCCATTAGTTAAAAAAAGAGAACTAACAGATGTAATAGATCTACTTTCGATTGAGGATGTTCAACAATATAAACCTGCACCTGCTGCCTATCAGTATGCTCAGGAGACGTTAGCTGTAAACCGGGAAGAAATTTTATTCATGAGTTCTAACTTCTGGGACATCACCGGTGCAGCAGCATATGGATTTAAGACCGCATGGGTCAATCGAGGAAATCTACCATTAGATGTTTTAGGTATTAAACCTGATTATATTTTTTCCTCTCTTAAAGATCTTGAGAACGAAAAAGAGCTGCACTCCTTATGA
- a CDS encoding LapA family protein: MKMQLYLLFGFIFALIIATFAVINVGDVEINYLFGTANWPLVLVILGSAVIGGLSVGLFGLIKVIQLQRQVKKLHQIHNEKESWKEEPVAEHTSEPVTPTEEVPHEKEEENK, encoded by the coding sequence ATGAAAATGCAATTGTATCTGTTATTTGGTTTTATCTTCGCACTAATCATAGCAACGTTCGCGGTCATAAATGTTGGTGATGTAGAAATCAACTACCTCTTTGGAACTGCCAACTGGCCATTAGTACTCGTCATTTTAGGATCAGCCGTAATCGGTGGCCTATCAGTCGGACTATTTGGTCTGATTAAAGTAATTCAACTGCAGCGACAAGTGAAAAAGCTGCACCAGATTCATAATGAAAAAGAATCTTGGAAAGAAGAACCTGTTGCTGAACATACTTCTGAACCTGTAACTCCAACAGAAGAAGTTCCTCATGAAAAAGAAGAAGAAAACAAGTAG
- a CDS encoding LacI family DNA-binding transcriptional regulator: MATIRDVAKKAGVSVTTVSRALNGYSDVNEKTREKIKVIAQELNYSPSLLARSLVMKKTKTIGLLVSGLRIEGSKDNFTFEVLCGVNDCAGELGYELVLISTDSKKQQEKTYNQLCNERKVEGVILQGIKTDDPYLDEVLKSDIPCILIDIPIESDSVGYVTTDNKGGAQTAVEHLVDLGHKNIAMINGHSQAFVSRERLAGYQGGLKKKGISYNENYVVNGAFLEESAELETTKLLRKHPEITALFCASDLMAMGAMRAAKKLGKKLPEDLSVVGYDNIILSSYSSPSLSTIAQDRYRLGFEATTLLTKLLEGKEVEKNKVLQTAFIKRESTTENHR, encoded by the coding sequence ATGGCTACAATAAGAGATGTTGCTAAAAAAGCAGGAGTGTCTGTAACAACGGTTTCCAGAGCGTTGAACGGCTACTCTGATGTAAACGAAAAAACAAGAGAAAAAATTAAGGTGATCGCTCAAGAACTTAATTATAGTCCTAGTTTATTAGCTCGAAGTCTTGTAATGAAAAAGACGAAAACCATTGGATTGCTCGTATCCGGACTTCGAATTGAAGGAAGTAAAGACAATTTTACCTTTGAAGTACTCTGCGGCGTGAATGATTGCGCTGGTGAACTTGGATACGAACTTGTATTGATCAGTACAGATTCCAAAAAACAACAAGAAAAAACGTATAACCAGCTGTGCAATGAAAGAAAAGTAGAAGGGGTGATCCTACAAGGCATTAAAACGGATGACCCGTACTTGGATGAGGTACTAAAAAGCGATATTCCTTGTATTCTTATCGATATACCGATTGAAAGTGATTCTGTTGGATATGTTACAACCGACAACAAAGGTGGGGCACAAACAGCGGTAGAGCATCTCGTTGATTTGGGGCATAAAAACATTGCGATGATTAATGGGCATAGTCAAGCTTTTGTCAGCCGGGAACGTTTAGCAGGTTATCAAGGAGGATTGAAGAAAAAAGGAATTTCCTATAATGAAAATTATGTTGTAAACGGTGCTTTTTTAGAAGAATCGGCAGAACTTGAAACAACCAAACTATTAAGAAAACACCCTGAGATTACGGCGTTGTTTTGTGCCAGTGATCTAATGGCGATGGGGGCTATGAGAGCCGCTAAAAAGTTGGGAAAAAAACTTCCAGAAGATTTATCTGTTGTTGGTTATGACAACATTATCCTTTCCTCTTATTCATCGCCATCTCTATCTACAATCGCACAAGACCGCTATAGATTAGGGTTTGAAGCAACGACACTTCTAACGAAACTGCTAGAAGGAAAGGAAGTTGAAAAGAATAAAGTTCTCCAAACGGCTTTCATCAAAAGAGAATCAACAACCGAAAACCACAGATAG